A part of Prolixibacteraceae bacterium genomic DNA contains:
- the ispF gene encoding 2-C-methyl-D-erythritol 2,4-cyclodiphosphate synthase gives MKKIRVGLGYDVHALAEGESLWLGGIEIEHELGTVAHSDGDVLLHAISDAILGAAKLRDIGYHFPDTSAEFKGADSSILLKECVRMVEQKGYVIGNVDATIAAQQPKLMPYIPQMEVAIANTLGVDEEDVSVKATTTEKLGFEGRQEGISVQAVVLLYQKE, from the coding sequence ATGAAAAAGATAAGGGTAGGATTAGGTTATGATGTACATGCTTTAGCTGAAGGAGAATCTTTGTGGCTTGGTGGTATTGAAATAGAACACGAACTAGGGACTGTAGCACATTCAGATGGAGATGTATTACTACATGCGATATCTGATGCTATTCTAGGTGCTGCAAAATTACGTGATATTGGATATCATTTTCCTGATACTTCTGCTGAGTTTAAAGGTGCAGATAGTAGCATATTGTTGAAAGAGTGCGTTCGCATGGTTGAGCAAAAAGGATACGTTATAGGTAATGTAGATGCTACCATCGCTGCACAGCAGCCGAAACTTATGCCTTATATACCTCAAATGGAAGTAGCAATAGCTAATACATTGGGTGTTGATGAGGAAGATGTCTCAGTTAAAGCGACAACTACTGAGAAGCTAGGATTTGAAGGGAGACAAGAAGGGATCTCTGTTCAAGCTGTTGTTTTACTTTATCAGAAAGAATAA
- a CDS encoding glycosyltransferase family 2 protein, protein MTLNVSVVVPLYNEDESLKELDQWIKKVMTDHQFTYEVIYVNDGSSDKSWQVIETLAKNNDAVRGICFSRNYGKSAALFAGFEMAEGQVVITMDADLQDSPEEIPELRSMIVDQGYDLVSGWKQKRYDPISKTVPSKLFNGVASWLSGIKLHDFNCGLKAYKKDVVKSIEVYGEMHRYIPILAKEAGFMNIGEKVVQHQARKYGVTKFGLNRFINGFLDLLSIHFMTKFGKKPMHFFGALGSFMFFIGVLSALWVGGSKLWYVFQGIEAERVTESPYFYLSLVSMVLGTQLFLTGFIGELVSRSSTERNAYKVSKVISKS, encoded by the coding sequence ATGACTTTAAATGTATCCGTAGTTGTTCCTCTCTATAACGAGGACGAGTCATTGAAGGAATTAGATCAATGGATAAAAAAGGTCATGACCGACCATCAGTTTACATATGAGGTGATCTATGTCAATGATGGAAGTAGTGATAAATCTTGGCAGGTGATTGAAACTCTAGCTAAAAATAATGATGCGGTAAGAGGTATCTGCTTTAGTCGTAATTACGGTAAGTCTGCAGCTCTTTTTGCAGGATTCGAAATGGCCGAAGGTCAGGTTGTAATTACGATGGACGCTGATTTGCAAGATAGTCCAGAGGAGATCCCCGAATTGCGTTCCATGATTGTAGATCAAGGATACGATCTTGTTTCAGGATGGAAACAGAAGAGGTATGATCCTATATCCAAAACTGTTCCAAGTAAGCTATTCAATGGTGTAGCTTCATGGTTGTCTGGTATAAAACTACATGACTTTAACTGTGGCTTAAAAGCATACAAGAAAGATGTGGTTAAAAGCATTGAAGTCTATGGAGAGATGCATCGTTATATTCCTATCCTAGCTAAGGAGGCTGGTTTTATGAATATTGGCGAAAAGGTAGTGCAGCATCAAGCTCGTAAATATGGGGTGACCAAATTTGGATTAAATAGATTCATTAATGGTTTTCTTGATCTATTGTCAATTCATTTTATGACAAAGTTCGGTAAAAAGCCGATGCACTTCTTCGGTGCCTTAGGCTCTTTCATGTTTTTTATCGGAGTATTGAGTGCATTATGGGTCGGTGGAAGTAAGTTGTGGTATGTGTTCCAAGGGATAGAGGCAGAGAGAGTGACTGAAAGCCCTTATTTCTATCTTTCGTTGGTTTCCATGGTATTGGGAACACAACTTTTCTTAACTGGGTTTATTGGAGAGCTAGTCTCTAGAAGTAGTACTGAGAGAAATGCATATAAAGTATCTAAAGTGATCTCTAAGAGTTAA
- a CDS encoding UDP-N-acetylmuramoyl-tripeptide--D-alanyl-D-alanine ligase, with protein sequence MVTVKALHEIFLAHPIISTDTRKIISQSIFFALKGSNFDGNKYIDEAIRRGASFVVYDNPEYGKEDDKYLLVDDVLTTLQKLANYHRRSSQAKIIGITGTNGKTTTKELIFAVLKTTFKTIATEGNLNNHIGVPLSLLTIKPEDEIAIIEMGANHPKEIGFLCSIAEPNYGIITNVGKAHLEGFGSFEMIQKTKAELYHCVANRGGKLFIHYEDTLLKNLLPKDVSTISYSTEGNSNADTYIKEESDNSILIRLKAKFPKGFLYILTNLVGTYNCSNLAAAISIGKYFNVEPLRIKEAIEGYIPTNLRSQYTRRQYNDLIVDTYNANPSSMQEAIKNFLKLKHPNKIVILGDMLELGDVSEQEHLKLIELLKEGSLKECILVGEIFSKIAPNANTFLNTDELIQQLQKDEIKEALVLIKGSRGIGLEKILYLF encoded by the coding sequence ATGGTTACCGTTAAAGCATTACATGAAATCTTTCTAGCTCATCCAATAATTTCCACAGATACTAGAAAGATTATTTCTCAAAGTATCTTCTTTGCATTGAAAGGGAGTAACTTTGATGGAAATAAATATATCGATGAAGCAATCCGTAGAGGTGCTTCATTTGTGGTTTATGACAACCCTGAATATGGAAAAGAAGATGATAAATACCTTTTGGTCGATGATGTATTAACGACACTCCAAAAGCTAGCAAACTATCATAGGAGATCCAGTCAAGCTAAGATTATAGGTATCACAGGGACAAATGGAAAAACAACCACCAAAGAACTTATCTTTGCTGTTTTAAAAACGACTTTTAAAACAATCGCAACGGAAGGAAATCTTAATAACCATATTGGAGTACCTCTCTCTCTTCTTACTATTAAGCCTGAAGATGAGATAGCCATTATTGAAATGGGAGCAAATCATCCCAAAGAGATTGGATTCTTGTGCTCCATTGCAGAACCTAACTATGGTATTATTACCAATGTCGGGAAAGCCCATCTAGAAGGTTTTGGATCATTTGAGATGATTCAAAAAACCAAAGCAGAATTATACCATTGTGTAGCAAACAGAGGTGGGAAATTATTTATTCATTATGAAGATACACTTCTGAAAAATCTTCTTCCTAAGGATGTCTCAACGATCAGCTACAGTACCGAAGGAAATTCTAATGCAGACACCTATATCAAGGAAGAGAGTGATAATAGCATTCTGATTCGTCTAAAAGCGAAATTCCCTAAAGGGTTTTTATATATATTAACCAATTTGGTCGGAACATATAACTGTTCTAATCTTGCGGCAGCAATCTCAATAGGAAAGTATTTTAATGTTGAACCATTAAGAATAAAAGAAGCTATTGAGGGATATATACCAACGAACTTACGATCACAATATACGCGACGACAATATAATGATCTCATTGTAGATACCTACAATGCAAACCCGTCAAGTATGCAGGAAGCCATCAAGAACTTCCTAAAGCTTAAACACCCCAATAAAATTGTCATTTTAGGGGATATGTTAGAGTTAGGTGATGTTTCAGAACAAGAGCATCTAAAACTAATTGAACTACTTAAAGAAGGCTCTCTAAAGGAGTGCATATTAGTAGGTGAAATATTCTCTAAAATTGCTCCTAATGCAAATACATTCCTCAACACAGACGAATTAATCCAACAACTTCAGAAAGACGAAATCAAAGAGGCATTAGTTCTAATTAAAGGATCAAGAGGCATTGGACTTGAAAAAATACTGTACCTGTTCTAA
- the porU gene encoding type IX secretion system sortase PorU, with protein sequence MKRRVYNLIGVLTIFLLFSMSLKGADKWLLYSSTQAGVLRLKISDLKSHNLSISSLSLWTTKNTQIDNWDSFDHRELKEIPYLRTTDSNGEEVIVFYIHPTVSWSYDMDIKEWSHKDNLYSRRSYVYVSEIPASVFIENSIRPQDPKKKTVDTYEALKCSDFRSENILHSGQQWFSKSYLGSHKSQINYPISIPFTSMKVKASGVGSSSNFSKAKLVKNGIDVATVSLNKVVDPHEGNAAYPFVFETIIDSKSSNLEMYVEGGSDTKYYIDYFQFVMNAPLQYLNTPLYFQNGKMLEEDNKGANLLVRSMGEDEIIWDITAPLEYVQVEGSKTTEGISLKDQYTNTVGRYVAFNPSKIGASPSFVKELSNVGEEINGSPDYIIIYHGNFKSQATQLKKLHENNLDVELVNYEDIKVNFSGGIADPNGIRNYLKRRYDRQKDTDQPLQYVLIFGRGTYDPYTSTSFENPNYVPCFQSKNSLDGSNTFVSDDVFCLMDEGENELSGTVDIAIGRIPCVNQTQADAVVDKIKGYMDPSNRGDWSTKACVIADDGDYGLHLNDAERISDFIKSGYPSIHTTKVYFDTYEKFGELYRSYPDVTKSIKQFMKDGGLIMNYTGHANTYALAHEKVLEKEDIYMWNNGYHLPLFVTATCDFSHWDLKENISAGEEVLFHAKGGGIALFTTTRLVYSSSNYQLNKNIYEELFRTDNDGAIQSLGMVMMKAKRRTSGVINKRKFSLLGDPALKLIIPKWEVETTHINDEKVSNSDISVKLLEPIKVRGQLNDELGNALSQNGEMTVRILDKPIEVQTRGNGSNEVETYTEQVNVLFQAQVEVKDGKFDYVFVLPKDVSYKEGRGRISYYFNNEKSDGVGEFFNLKMDGTTGDIEDDGVGPKISLAINNNQWNSGMTIGDEPTWKFTINDHTGINTSLSSVGHQMVLILDHDNTKRYVLNNGFQFNYGDYTSGTITWKPLGLTEGRHHFKLKVWDLMNNSSIIEGDFVVSPMLDVKMSSIYPNPTHGKVRIVLENNMAYTTVNGVLEIFDFTGASKWKQPLAITQSSLVYEVDLNRIGITTPGIYFVRLIAQNVNGEESIVTSKIILQ encoded by the coding sequence ATGAAACGTAGGGTGTATAACTTAATAGGCGTTTTGACAATCTTTTTGCTGTTTTCTATGTCGTTGAAGGGTGCAGATAAATGGTTGTTGTACTCGTCAACACAGGCTGGTGTATTACGTTTAAAAATAAGTGATTTAAAATCTCATAATCTTTCGATCTCCTCTTTGTCTTTATGGACAACAAAAAATACGCAGATCGATAATTGGGATAGTTTTGATCATCGAGAGTTAAAAGAGATCCCTTATTTAAGAACGACAGATTCAAATGGAGAGGAAGTTATAGTTTTTTATATTCATCCGACGGTTTCTTGGAGTTATGATATGGATATAAAAGAGTGGAGTCATAAAGATAACCTCTATTCACGAAGGTCATATGTTTATGTGTCTGAAATTCCAGCATCTGTCTTTATCGAGAATTCTATACGCCCACAAGATCCTAAGAAGAAAACGGTTGATACATATGAAGCGTTGAAATGTTCTGATTTTAGATCTGAGAATATATTACATTCGGGTCAGCAGTGGTTTAGTAAGTCATATTTGGGTTCTCATAAAAGTCAGATTAACTATCCGATATCAATCCCTTTTACTTCGATGAAAGTGAAAGCGAGTGGCGTTGGAAGTAGTTCAAACTTTTCAAAAGCTAAATTGGTCAAGAATGGGATTGATGTTGCTACGGTAAGTTTAAATAAGGTGGTTGATCCGCATGAAGGGAATGCTGCTTACCCATTTGTTTTTGAAACTATAATCGATTCTAAATCATCAAATCTTGAGATGTATGTTGAAGGAGGTAGTGATACCAAATACTATATTGATTATTTCCAATTTGTGATGAATGCTCCTTTGCAGTATCTTAATACACCACTCTATTTTCAAAATGGAAAGATGTTAGAGGAGGATAACAAGGGGGCTAACTTACTTGTGCGTTCAATGGGAGAAGATGAGATAATATGGGATATAACAGCTCCTTTGGAGTATGTTCAGGTGGAAGGGTCCAAAACTACTGAAGGGATATCATTAAAAGACCAGTATACGAACACCGTAGGACGTTATGTAGCGTTTAACCCTTCAAAAATAGGTGCTTCCCCAAGTTTTGTCAAAGAGCTAAGTAATGTTGGTGAGGAGATAAATGGATCTCCTGATTATATTATCATATATCATGGGAATTTCAAATCTCAAGCAACACAGTTAAAGAAGTTGCATGAAAATAACCTGGATGTAGAGTTGGTTAATTATGAAGATATTAAAGTTAACTTTAGTGGAGGTATTGCCGATCCAAATGGTATCAGGAACTATTTGAAGAGAAGATATGATAGACAGAAAGATACAGATCAACCACTGCAATATGTCCTAATATTTGGTCGTGGGACTTATGATCCGTATACTTCAACTTCATTTGAGAACCCTAATTACGTTCCATGTTTTCAGTCTAAGAATTCATTAGATGGATCAAATACATTTGTTTCAGACGATGTGTTTTGTTTGATGGATGAAGGCGAGAATGAGTTGTCGGGTACTGTGGATATCGCAATCGGTCGAATTCCATGTGTGAATCAAACTCAAGCTGATGCTGTTGTAGATAAAATAAAAGGGTATATGGATCCTTCAAATAGGGGGGACTGGTCTACTAAAGCATGTGTAATTGCTGATGATGGTGACTATGGACTTCACTTAAATGATGCCGAAAGGATTTCTGATTTTATTAAAAGCGGCTACCCATCAATTCATACTACTAAGGTATATTTTGATACATATGAAAAGTTTGGAGAACTCTATCGAAGTTATCCAGATGTGACCAAATCGATTAAACAGTTTATGAAAGATGGTGGTTTAATAATGAATTATACTGGACATGCAAATACCTATGCTCTTGCACATGAAAAAGTGTTGGAGAAAGAGGATATTTATATGTGGAATAATGGGTATCATTTGCCTCTTTTTGTGACTGCTACTTGTGATTTTAGTCATTGGGATTTAAAAGAAAATATCTCTGCAGGAGAAGAGGTGTTGTTTCATGCTAAAGGGGGGGGGATAGCACTTTTTACTACAACAAGACTCGTTTATTCCTCTTCAAACTACCAATTAAATAAGAATATATATGAAGAGCTTTTTCGAACTGATAATGATGGAGCTATTCAAAGTCTTGGAATGGTGATGATGAAAGCCAAAAGAAGAACTTCTGGGGTGATTAACAAAAGGAAGTTTTCTCTCTTGGGGGACCCTGCTCTAAAGTTGATTATTCCTAAATGGGAGGTTGAAACCACTCATATAAATGATGAGAAAGTGTCTAATAGTGATATATCAGTCAAATTGCTAGAGCCCATTAAGGTTCGTGGACAATTAAACGATGAATTAGGAAATGCACTTTCCCAGAATGGTGAAATGACTGTTCGCATACTTGACAAACCTATTGAAGTTCAGACACGTGGAAATGGTAGTAATGAGGTTGAAACTTATACTGAACAAGTAAATGTACTTTTCCAAGCCCAAGTGGAAGTTAAGGATGGAAAATTTGATTATGTTTTTGTTTTACCTAAAGATGTTTCTTACAAAGAAGGTAGAGGCCGTATTTCATACTACTTCAACAATGAAAAAAGTGATGGCGTTGGAGAGTTTTTTAACTTGAAAATGGATGGAACAACAGGCGATATAGAAGATGATGGTGTAGGTCCAAAGATATCCTTAGCTATAAATAATAATCAATGGAATAGTGGAATGACTATTGGAGATGAACCCACGTGGAAATTTACTATTAATGATCATACTGGAATAAATACCTCTTTGTCGAGTGTAGGGCACCAAATGGTTCTTATTTTAGATCATGATAATACGAAGCGTTACGTTTTAAATAATGGCTTTCAATTTAATTATGGTGACTATACTTCTGGTACTATAACATGGAAGCCTCTTGGTTTAACAGAAGGTCGCCATCACTTTAAACTTAAGGTTTGGGACTTGATGAATAACTCAAGCATCATTGAGGGCGATTTTGTTGTTTCTCCAATGTTAGATGTGAAAATGAGTTCTATATATCCGAATCCAACACACGGTAAGGTTCGTATTGTATTGGAAAATAATATGGCCTATACTACAGTGAATGGTGTATTAGAGATATTTGATTTTACAGGAGCATCTAAATGGAAACAACCTCTAGCGATAACCCAGAGCTCGTTAGTATATGAAGTTGATTTAAATCGTATTGGAATCACAACTCCTGGGATCTATTTTGTTCGCTTAATTGCACAAAATGTGAATGGAGAGGAATCTATTGTGACAAGCAAAATAATTCTTCAATAA
- a CDS encoding SUMF1/EgtB/PvdO family nonheme iron enzyme, giving the protein MSSCSLFKKKSGGTGEMSTTTGWEYNNPDNGGFEYQSGYEQATGPGLVYVQGGTFTMGRVEQDVMFNWNNTPKRVTVASFYMDESEVRNVDWREYLHWIRRVYPDDQEAYNKALPDTLVWREELSYNEPYLENYLRHPAFSDYPVVGVDWVQASEYCKWRTDRVNEQILIENGILAHDAAQQGENIFTTETYFAGLYDGVKGENPIENLTQEGGDRRVKPSDGILLPRYRLPTEAEWEYAALGLQGNTTGELLTERRIYPWNGHHLRYSDKKQRGKMRANFTRSRGDLMGLAGHLNDGFDITGPVTQVGSNDLGLYGMAGNVNEWVYDVYRPSSSMDVSEFQPIRGNVYTQYRKDADGNLQRDEHGRLVRDTVANYVNFNDGDYQSRIILGDDWTLDENVKQGTDKMYIGDDAGSVKPRIDDHVRVYKGGSWKDRPYWLSPGSRRYMNENSKADDVGFRCAMTHLGDPDNIDN; this is encoded by the coding sequence ATGTCATCATGTAGCCTCTTTAAGAAAAAAAGCGGTGGTACTGGTGAGATGTCAACAACAACGGGATGGGAATATAACAATCCCGATAATGGTGGCTTCGAATACCAGTCAGGTTACGAACAAGCTACAGGCCCAGGATTAGTATATGTTCAAGGAGGAACTTTTACTATGGGGCGCGTTGAGCAGGATGTAATGTTCAATTGGAACAATACACCTAAACGTGTAACCGTCGCATCATTCTACATGGACGAATCTGAAGTTCGAAACGTGGACTGGCGTGAATATCTACACTGGATACGTCGTGTCTATCCAGATGATCAAGAAGCATATAACAAAGCGCTGCCAGACACTTTAGTTTGGAGAGAAGAGCTAAGTTACAATGAACCTTACCTTGAAAATTACCTTCGTCACCCAGCTTTTAGTGACTATCCGGTAGTTGGAGTAGATTGGGTACAAGCTTCAGAATATTGTAAATGGCGTACTGATCGTGTAAATGAGCAAATTCTTATTGAGAATGGAATTCTTGCACATGATGCAGCCCAACAAGGAGAGAATATTTTCACCACAGAGACATATTTTGCAGGTCTTTACGATGGGGTGAAAGGAGAGAATCCTATTGAAAACCTCACACAAGAAGGTGGAGATCGTAGGGTAAAACCTTCAGATGGTATACTTCTACCACGATACCGCCTTCCAACTGAAGCGGAGTGGGAATATGCAGCTCTAGGATTGCAAGGAAACACTACAGGAGAACTTCTTACAGAAAGACGAATTTACCCTTGGAATGGACACCATTTACGTTATTCAGATAAAAAACAAAGGGGTAAGATGCGTGCCAACTTCACACGTTCACGTGGTGACTTAATGGGACTTGCAGGACATCTTAATGATGGTTTTGATATCACGGGACCAGTTACACAAGTTGGATCTAACGACTTAGGGTTATACGGAATGGCAGGAAATGTTAATGAGTGGGTTTACGATGTATATCGCCCTTCATCATCTATGGATGTTTCTGAATTCCAACCTATCCGCGGAAATGTTTACACTCAATATCGTAAAGATGCAGACGGCAATCTTCAACGTGATGAGCATGGTAGACTTGTTCGTGACACCGTTGCAAACTATGTAAACTTCAATGATGGTGATTACCAGTCACGTATCATTCTTGGAGATGATTGGACATTAGATGAAAATGTGAAACAAGGTACAGATAAAATGTACATTGGTGATGATGCAGGTAGTGTTAAACCTCGTATTGACGATCACGTGCGTGTATACAAAGGTGGAAGCTGGAAAGATCGCCCTTATTGGTTATCACCAGGATCACGACGTTATATGAATGAAAATTCAAAAGCAGATGATGTCGGATTCAGATGTGCTATGACACATTTAGGGGATCCCGATAACATCGATAATTAA
- the porV gene encoding type IX secretion system outer membrane channel protein PorV: MMLGLFMLIGILSVENVKAQDSGNTVTSSKIISSAVPFLTISPDTRAGGMGDLGAATSPDVNSQHWNPSKYAFIDGTSAVGVSYIPWLRNLADDMSIMYLSGYYRLDDKQVLSSSLRYFKYGNITLTDEQGNPLGSQNPNEFSFDIGYSRKLTENWSGGVVARYIDSRVNNGVEGAEPGTAFAADIAFFYTNTWSRHRLDRTFTAGVNFSNIGSKISFDGGTHESFLPANMRLGLGYSMELDKYNKIVISADISKLMVPTPNQTSTTGEDGTVNVSINTGVDQSVIGSIFSSFGDAPGGFSEELQECQLSCGVEYWYANQFALRTGYFYENENKGNRKYVTAGAGVKLTSFILDFAYMIPTQQNHPLANTLRFSITFDIGSMLNSGR; the protein is encoded by the coding sequence ATGATGTTAGGACTATTCATGTTGATTGGAATTTTGTCTGTAGAGAATGTAAAGGCACAAGATAGTGGCAATACTGTAACATCATCAAAAATTATCAGTAGTGCCGTACCTTTTTTGACTATTTCACCAGATACACGTGCTGGTGGTATGGGAGATTTGGGGGCCGCAACCTCTCCCGATGTTAACTCTCAGCATTGGAATCCATCAAAATATGCTTTTATTGATGGAACTTCAGCTGTGGGAGTATCCTATATTCCTTGGTTGAGAAACCTAGCTGATGATATGAGCATCATGTATCTGTCGGGATATTATCGTTTGGATGATAAACAGGTGTTGAGTTCTTCTTTGAGATATTTTAAATATGGTAATATTACACTAACCGATGAACAAGGTAATCCATTAGGGTCTCAGAATCCAAATGAATTTAGTTTTGATATTGGTTATAGTCGTAAACTTACAGAAAATTGGAGTGGAGGTGTGGTAGCACGATATATTGATTCGAGAGTTAATAATGGTGTTGAAGGAGCTGAACCTGGTACTGCTTTTGCTGCTGATATTGCTTTCTTCTATACTAATACATGGTCAAGACATCGTCTGGATCGTACTTTTACTGCTGGAGTTAACTTTTCCAATATTGGATCTAAAATCTCTTTTGATGGAGGTACTCATGAGAGTTTTCTTCCTGCGAATATGCGTTTAGGTTTAGGTTACTCTATGGAGCTTGATAAGTACAATAAGATTGTGATTAGTGCTGACATTAGTAAGCTAATGGTACCAACGCCAAATCAAACCTCTACAACAGGTGAAGATGGAACTGTTAATGTGTCTATCAACACAGGGGTAGATCAGAGTGTTATCGGTTCGATCTTTAGTTCCTTTGGTGATGCTCCTGGAGGATTCTCAGAAGAGTTACAAGAGTGTCAGCTTTCTTGTGGTGTGGAATATTGGTATGCCAATCAGTTTGCACTTCGTACGGGATATTTTTATGAAAACGAGAATAAAGGAAATCGTAAATATGTAACAGCAGGAGCGGGAGTGAAATTGACTAGCTTTATTCTGGATTTTGCATATATGATTCCCACACAGCAAAACCACCCTCTTGCAAACACTTTGAGATTTTCTATTACCTTTGATATTGGTAGTATGTTGAATTCTGGACGTTAA
- a CDS encoding efflux transporter outer membrane subunit: protein MRTIYKIITGSLIFSIVLLSGCKVGPDMKSPEIEMPSSYRFESENNDSIPDLDYWKVFKDTVLLNYIDQALKQNQDLEIAMTRIERSRISLGISKTMQLPSISFDSSAGIGTMTSGGNVLTSKNDQYSLFPQLSWEIDVWGKYRRNKESALANLTKTNYGYRAVTLSIISQVANNYFTLLDYRNRYLISKKTYLSRMENYKIIKDRFETGYVALLDVNQAEIQMNIALNQMYQLRRMIGQAENAMSILLGTMPKKINTYSELFDRDVPYQVPVGIPTDLLLRRPDIMQSYYNIMGLNAEVGVAVAQRFPSLSLTAAGGLASDDATNFFESNSLQWSVYGMLAGPIFNFGRNKKKVEIARIKVKAAVLQYEKTVMQSVQEVEDILIEIDTYRKQLDATTDILTAAKSAYELSKARYDQGVVSYLEVLDSEKTYFQAQLSLSRIYTSRINSFVQLYKALGGGWHEMEVVE, encoded by the coding sequence ATGAGAACTATATACAAAATAATCACAGGATCTCTAATCTTTTCCATTGTTCTTTTAAGTGGTTGTAAGGTAGGACCTGACATGAAGTCTCCTGAAATTGAGATGCCATCTAGTTATCGATTTGAATCAGAAAATAATGACTCTATTCCAGACCTTGATTATTGGAAGGTATTTAAAGATACTGTCCTTCTTAACTATATCGATCAAGCGTTAAAGCAAAATCAAGATCTTGAAATTGCCATGACACGGATCGAACGTTCAAGAATTTCGTTAGGTATCAGTAAAACCATGCAATTACCATCTATTAGTTTTGATAGTAGTGCTGGTATTGGAACCATGACCTCTGGTGGTAATGTACTCACCTCAAAAAATGATCAATACTCACTTTTTCCACAGCTATCTTGGGAAATTGACGTTTGGGGAAAATACCGTAGGAACAAAGAGAGTGCACTGGCTAATTTAACGAAGACAAATTATGGATATCGTGCGGTTACACTATCCATAATTTCACAGGTTGCAAACAACTATTTCACATTATTGGATTACCGTAATAGATATTTGATCTCGAAAAAGACATACCTATCACGTATGGAGAACTACAAGATTATTAAGGATAGATTTGAAACAGGTTATGTCGCTCTATTAGATGTTAATCAGGCAGAGATTCAAATGAACATCGCTCTAAATCAAATGTATCAATTAAGACGAATGATAGGCCAAGCTGAAAATGCCATGTCAATACTTTTGGGAACGATGCCTAAAAAGATTAATACCTATAGTGAATTATTTGATAGAGATGTTCCATATCAAGTACCTGTTGGGATTCCAACAGACCTACTTCTTAGAAGACCAGACATTATGCAATCCTATTATAATATTATGGGGTTAAATGCCGAAGTTGGAGTAGCAGTTGCACAGAGGTTCCCTAGCTTATCTCTAACAGCAGCTGGTGGTCTTGCAAGTGATGATGCGACTAATTTTTTTGAAAGTAATAGCCTTCAGTGGTCTGTTTATGGAATGCTAGCTGGACCTATATTTAATTTTGGCCGTAATAAGAAAAAGGTCGAAATCGCTCGTATAAAGGTTAAAGCAGCAGTACTACAATATGAGAAAACGGTAATGCAATCTGTTCAAGAAGTAGAAGATATTTTGATTGAAATCGACACATATCGAAAACAATTAGATGCAACAACGGATATTCTTACTGCAGCAAAGAGTGCCTATGAGCTATCTAAAGCGAGATATGATCAAGGTGTTGTTAGTTATCTAGAGGTATTAGACTCAGAAAAAACCTATTTTCAAGCACAACTAAGCTTATCTCGAATCTATACAAGTCGTATCAATAGTTTTGTACAACTTTATAAAGCCCTAGGTGGTGGATGGCATGAGATGGAAGTGGTAGAATAA
- a CDS encoding DUF4199 domain-containing protein: MKGGFLYHAMMYAMVLGGALVALELVSYLLGGFNNWITTVLSLFVYVYSMYHFSVKYREEQLNGVMSYWRSVQFMITLSFLASMILGLFDFILMKYIDPDLLIKMIKEAESNYVTLFDKYNELFDDKMKDVLIDNIRKISPMDIWKSKMSNYIFGGLFLGLLMSFFTRRVNSDPFHEIK; encoded by the coding sequence ATGAAAGGTGGATTTCTTTATCATGCGATGATGTATGCAATGGTGCTCGGTGGAGCATTGGTTGCATTGGAGCTTGTGTCTTATTTATTAGGCGGATTTAATAATTGGATTACAACTGTCCTTTCTCTTTTTGTATATGTATATAGTATGTACCACTTCAGTGTGAAATATAGAGAGGAACAATTAAATGGAGTAATGTCCTACTGGAGAAGTGTGCAATTTATGATAACCTTATCATTTCTAGCCTCAATGATCTTAGGGCTGTTCGACTTTATTTTAATGAAATATATTGATCCAGACCTTCTCATTAAGATGATTAAAGAGGCCGAGAGTAACTATGTTACATTATTTGATAAATACAATGAACTTTTTGATGATAAAATGAAGGATGTCTTAATTGATAATATAAGAAAAATTTCACCAATGGATATCTGGAAGAGTAAAATGTCAAACTATATCTTCGGGGGGTTGTTTCTAGGGCTTTTGATGTCATTCTTTACTAGGAGAGTTAACAGCGATCCATTTCACGAAATAAAATAA